The following proteins come from a genomic window of Salminus brasiliensis chromosome 15, fSalBra1.hap2, whole genome shotgun sequence:
- the rnf11a gene encoding RING finger protein 11a — protein MGNCLSSQGADDLSLLNESEGASLPGEPPPPYQERVQVPVYHPTPSQPRLATQLTEEEQVRIAQRIGLIQHLPRGIFDPGSEPSDKKIKECVICMLDFEYGDPIRFLPCMHIYHVDCIDAWLMRSFTCPSCMEPVDAALLSTYETN, from the exons ATGGGGAACTGTCTCTCCTCCCAAGGTGCCGATGACTTGTCCCTTCTGAACGAGTCTGAAGGGGCTAGTCTTCCTGGGGAGCCTCCACCACCATACCAG GAGCGTGTACAGGTACCCGTTTACCACCCAACGCCCAGTCAGCCACGGCTGGCCACCCAGCTGACAGAGGAGGAGCAGGTCCGGATCGCTCAGCGCATCGGCCTCATCCAACACCTCCCCCGTGGAATCTTCGACCCTGGCTCCGAACCCTCCGACAAGAAGATCAAAGA GTGTGTGATCTGCATGCTGGACTTTGAGTACGGCGACCCCATCCGGTTCCTGCCCTGCATGCACATCTACCACGTGGACTGCATCGACGCGTGGCTCATGCGCTCCTTCACCTGCCCGTCCTGCATGGAGCCCGTGGACGCTGCACTGCTGTCCACCTACGAGACCAACTGA